A genomic region of Brevibacillus sp. JNUCC-41 contains the following coding sequences:
- a CDS encoding catalase family peroxidase, with the protein MEGTDDFKPELAREAVNVIENVTGTHPGYRRAHARGYVYEGVFTPNGKASPLTVAPHLQDEAVPVVIRFSNSSPIPSHPDAISPVKGMAVKFQLPNGEESDLITVTIPLFFAKTPEAFVDMADFFKSAKEGFPNLKELAKILWKYPESKASLQMLKEMRSPASFSTCQYYSIHAFYFINAEGRRQAIKYEWVPDAGLSMLEKKEVAKHSPEYLDEEMEERLKRGPVGFKLNIQIGGENDPTDDPTKAWSEDKQVVTIGHLKISRKSAVFKDTLMFDPTNIPAGIECSEDRILHFRHNAYAVSYERRINNE; encoded by the coding sequence ATGGAGGGAACGGACGACTTTAAACCTGAACTAGCCAGAGAAGCAGTTAATGTGATTGAAAATGTGACTGGAACACATCCTGGTTATCGGCGTGCGCATGCAAGGGGATATGTTTATGAAGGGGTTTTTACCCCAAACGGAAAAGCGTCCCCATTAACGGTAGCTCCGCATCTTCAGGATGAAGCTGTGCCGGTGGTCATTCGGTTTTCAAATAGCTCGCCGATTCCAAGCCATCCTGATGCCATTTCCCCTGTAAAGGGCATGGCCGTCAAGTTTCAATTGCCGAATGGAGAAGAATCAGATCTTATTACTGTGACCATTCCGTTATTCTTTGCGAAAACACCGGAAGCGTTTGTTGATATGGCTGACTTTTTCAAGTCTGCCAAAGAAGGTTTCCCCAATCTGAAAGAGCTTGCAAAAATCCTTTGGAAATACCCTGAAAGCAAGGCAAGCCTGCAAATGCTTAAAGAAATGCGTTCTCCAGCCAGTTTCTCAACGTGTCAATATTACTCCATTCATGCATTCTATTTCATTAACGCGGAAGGAAGGCGGCAGGCAATCAAGTACGAGTGGGTACCTGATGCCGGCCTTAGTATGCTAGAAAAAAAGGAGGTGGCCAAGCATTCGCCGGAGTATCTGGATGAAGAAATGGAAGAAAGGCTCAAGCGCGGTCCGGTGGGCTTTAAATTGAACATCCAAATAGGAGGGGAAAATGACCCGACTGATGATCCAACCAAAGCTTGGTCGGAAGATAAACAGGTAGTCACGATAGGGCATTTGAAGATTTCCAGAAAATCGGCAGTGTTTAAAGATACTTTAATGTTTGATCCAACCAATATTCCTGCAGGAATCGAATGCTCGGAAGACCGAATCTTGCATTTTCGCCATAATGCGTATGCCGTCTCCTATGAACGGCGGATAAATAACGAATGA
- a CDS encoding ABC1 kinase family protein, whose protein sequence is MFRKRLKHAHRYQEIINAFLKNGFGYFIYRLGLSESKAASKLQPDENLNLRSIGERLHTILQSLGPTFIKLGQIASTRRDFVPDEIVRELEKLQDQVTPFPFERVRKIVEAELGDSLENLFLEFHETPLATASIGQVHTARLPSQEVVAIKVQRPDILPIVETDLEILDDLARLMEARISWARRYQIRKMIDEFAKSLRAELDYNSEGRNGERIAKQFVDDQGFKVPRIHWEFSTKRVLTMDFIQGIKINHYKQLDDEGYDRRQIAERLANSMLQQILIDGFYHGDPHPGNIIILPGNVVALMDFGMVGRLEEETKFQFASLVINLKRGSTNGLIKTLSEMGLLTDEIEMAPLRGDIDELRNKYYDIPLSQISLGGAVNDLFTVANRHQVQIPPEFTMLGKALLTMEAIVEGLDPNFSIMKAAEPFGERLFKERYNPKNIAKNAWNQFIESAEAIAELPKDIREVTGIIKKGKLRLDINIPELQVFLHKLDQISNRLSFSIILLAFSIIMVGLIIGSAIGGETLILWKIPVIEIGFVVATLMFLLMLYTIFRSGKM, encoded by the coding sequence ATGTTTCGCAAGCGACTGAAACACGCACATCGTTACCAAGAAATCATTAATGCCTTCTTGAAAAATGGTTTTGGTTACTTTATCTATCGTCTGGGATTATCCGAGAGCAAAGCTGCATCGAAACTCCAACCTGATGAAAACCTGAACCTCCGCTCAATCGGGGAAAGGCTGCATACGATATTACAAAGCTTGGGACCTACATTCATTAAACTTGGTCAGATTGCAAGTACGAGGCGTGATTTCGTTCCTGACGAAATCGTCCGCGAACTTGAAAAGCTACAGGACCAGGTCACCCCCTTTCCATTTGAAAGGGTTCGCAAAATTGTCGAAGCCGAATTGGGTGATTCTTTGGAAAACCTTTTTCTTGAATTTCATGAAACCCCACTGGCAACGGCTTCGATTGGTCAGGTCCACACGGCACGGCTTCCATCACAGGAAGTCGTAGCAATCAAAGTGCAGCGGCCCGATATCCTGCCGATTGTGGAAACGGATTTGGAAATTCTCGATGATTTGGCAAGACTAATGGAAGCACGCATATCATGGGCAAGACGCTACCAAATCAGAAAAATGATTGATGAATTCGCTAAATCACTCCGTGCAGAACTCGATTATAACTCCGAGGGCCGAAACGGGGAAAGAATAGCCAAGCAATTCGTCGATGATCAAGGGTTTAAGGTACCAAGGATCCATTGGGAATTTTCCACAAAAAGGGTCCTGACGATGGATTTCATTCAAGGAATTAAGATCAATCATTATAAACAGCTTGATGATGAAGGTTATGATCGCCGGCAAATCGCGGAAAGATTAGCGAATTCCATGCTTCAGCAAATATTGATCGACGGCTTTTACCACGGCGATCCCCACCCTGGCAATATCATCATTTTGCCAGGGAATGTCGTCGCACTTATGGATTTCGGAATGGTGGGTCGGTTGGAGGAAGAGACGAAGTTTCAGTTCGCCTCGCTGGTCATTAATTTGAAACGCGGCAGCACCAATGGATTGATCAAGACGCTTTCAGAGATGGGCCTCCTGACGGACGAAATCGAGATGGCACCATTAAGAGGGGATATCGATGAACTGCGAAATAAATATTATGATATCCCATTGAGCCAAATCAGCTTAGGCGGAGCTGTCAATGACCTGTTCACGGTTGCCAATCGGCATCAAGTCCAAATCCCTCCCGAATTCACGATGCTCGGTAAGGCTTTGCTTACCATGGAGGCCATTGTCGAAGGATTAGATCCGAATTTCAGCATTATGAAGGCAGCTGAACCTTTTGGAGAAAGGCTTTTTAAGGAACGCTACAACCCCAAGAACATTGCGAAGAACGCCTGGAATCAATTCATCGAGTCTGCTGAAGCCATTGCCGAATTGCCCAAGGATATCAGGGAAGTGACAGGTATCATTAAAAAAGGAAAATTACGGCTTGATATCAACATTCCCGAACTCCAAGTGTTTTTACATAAGCTTGATCAAATCTCGAATAGGCTGTCTTTCAGCATTATCCTGCTAGCATTCAGCATAATCATGGTCGGTCTCATTATCGGCTCTGCAATAGGCGGGGAAACCTTGATCCTTTGGAAAATACCGGTTATCGAGATTGGATTTGTCGTCGCAACCCTAATGTTCTTACTTATGCTCTACACCATTTTCAGATCCGGAAAAATGTAA
- a CDS encoding phasin family protein yields MDLLKNVFSLGLGAAAATKEQIEKAVDSLVKKGDISKEDSKVLIKQWVEKGEQAQKQLDDSVKAKVNQALNGLNLATKEEVQELERRIAILEKQNQNIQP; encoded by the coding sequence ATGGACTTATTAAAAAATGTGTTTTCTTTAGGTTTAGGTGCTGCCGCTGCTACAAAAGAGCAAATTGAAAAAGCAGTGGACTCTCTTGTGAAAAAAGGCGATATCTCAAAAGAAGACTCCAAGGTTCTTATTAAGCAATGGGTCGAAAAAGGGGAACAAGCCCAAAAGCAGCTGGATGATTCCGTCAAGGCCAAAGTCAACCAAGCACTCAATGGCCTAAACTTGGCAACTAAAGAAGAAGTTCAGGAATTGGAGCGCCGTATCGCGATTTTGGAAAAACAGAACCAAAACATACAACCCTGA
- a CDS encoding glucose 1-dehydrogenase yields the protein MGFTNKTVIVTGASNGIGRGVAKGYAESGAAVVLADLDEREGVLYVEELKSNGHEAMFVKTDVRKEDDIQHLMDVTLKTYKTIDILINNAGKALFKSLYDLTIEDWDDMMNTNLRSVFLCSRAAAESMRKNAKGGAIINIASTRAIMSEPDSESYAATKGGIKALTHALAASLGKEKITVNSISPGWIETGDYDSLRDKDHQQHFSNRVGMPEDIARACLYLTATENNFVTGADLIVDGGMTRKMMYEE from the coding sequence ATGGGATTCACAAATAAAACGGTGATTGTAACAGGCGCTTCGAATGGTATAGGGAGAGGCGTGGCAAAGGGATATGCAGAAAGCGGCGCTGCTGTCGTTCTCGCAGATTTGGACGAGCGGGAAGGTGTTCTGTATGTGGAAGAGCTCAAAAGTAACGGACATGAAGCCATGTTCGTTAAAACGGATGTACGCAAGGAGGATGACATCCAACATTTGATGGATGTAACTTTAAAAACATATAAGACCATTGATATATTAATCAATAATGCAGGAAAGGCATTATTCAAATCGCTTTATGATCTGACGATTGAGGATTGGGACGATATGATGAATACGAATTTGCGCAGTGTTTTCCTTTGTTCCCGGGCAGCGGCAGAATCGATGCGGAAAAATGCAAAGGGAGGTGCAATCATCAATATAGCATCAACCAGAGCGATAATGTCTGAGCCGGATTCTGAATCCTATGCAGCGACAAAAGGTGGGATCAAAGCCCTGACACATGCACTTGCCGCTTCTTTAGGCAAAGAGAAAATTACGGTCAATTCGATTTCTCCGGGCTGGATTGAAACGGGAGATTATGACTCGCTGAGGGATAAGGATCATCAGCAGCATTTTTCCAATCGGGTTGGTATGCCGGAAGACATTGCAAGGGCCTGTCTTTATTTGACGGCAACGGAAAATAATTTCGTTACGGGTGCGGATCTTATCGTCGATGGAGGCATGACAAGAAAAATGATGTACGAGGAGTAA
- a CDS encoding TIGR00266 family protein yields the protein MNNHEIDFKIYGDDMQFVEVELDPQETVIAEAGSLMMMEDRIKMETIFGDGSSNGDSGMMGKLFGAGKRLLTGESLFMTAFTNEGRDKKHVSFASPYPGKIIPMDLSELGGKIICQKDAFLAAAKGVSVGIEFQRKIGAGFFGGEGFIMQKLEGDGMTFVHAGGTIHKKELSAGEILRVDTGCLVAMTSGVDYNIETVKGVKTALFGGEGLFFATLKGPGTVWVQSLPFSRLASRVFAAAPQNGGSSEEGSVARGLFNLFNDK from the coding sequence ATGAATAACCATGAAATAGATTTTAAAATATATGGTGATGACATGCAGTTTGTTGAAGTGGAATTGGACCCTCAGGAAACGGTGATTGCCGAAGCAGGAAGTTTAATGATGATGGAAGATCGAATCAAGATGGAAACCATCTTTGGCGATGGGTCTTCGAATGGTGACAGCGGAATGATGGGTAAGCTATTCGGTGCCGGGAAACGGCTCCTTACTGGTGAGAGTCTTTTCATGACGGCTTTTACGAATGAAGGACGAGATAAAAAACACGTTTCATTCGCCTCGCCTTATCCAGGTAAAATCATCCCGATGGATTTAAGCGAGCTAGGCGGGAAAATCATATGTCAAAAAGACGCTTTCCTGGCGGCAGCAAAAGGCGTTTCGGTCGGAATTGAGTTTCAGAGAAAAATAGGGGCAGGCTTCTTTGGCGGTGAAGGCTTCATCATGCAAAAACTTGAAGGAGATGGGATGACCTTCGTTCATGCCGGCGGCACGATCCATAAAAAGGAATTGTCAGCAGGAGAGATTTTACGCGTCGATACAGGATGTTTAGTGGCAATGACTAGCGGGGTAGATTATAATATTGAAACTGTAAAAGGCGTGAAAACCGCTTTATTCGGAGGCGAAGGTTTATTCTTTGCAACATTAAAAGGGCCCGGAACCGTGTGGGTGCAATCCTTGCCATTCAGCCGGCTTGCCAGCCGTGTATTTGCTGCAGCGCCGCAAAATGGAGGATCATCCGAAGAAGGCAGCGTAGCTAGAGGCTTATTCAATTTATTCAACGATAAATAA
- the glpK gene encoding glycerol kinase GlpK, protein METYILSLDQGTTSSRAILFNKSGEVLHIAQKEFTQYFPNPGWVEHNANEIWGSILSVIASCLSEMNVKPEQIAGIGITNQRETTVVWDKETGQPIHHAIVWQSRQTSEICTQLKDEGLDDLFLQKTGLLIDAYFSGTKVKWILDHVDGAREKAENGDLLFGTIDTWLIWKLSGGKAHITDYSNASRTLMYNIHDLKWDEELLEILQVPQSMLPDVRSSSEIYGKTAPHHFFGHEIPIAGAAGDQQAALFGQECFEKGMAKNTYGTGCFMLMNTGEKAVKSEHGLLTTIAWGLNGKVEYALEGSIFVAGSAIQWLRDGLKLLHDPKDSEKYALRVTSADGVYVVPAFVGLGTPYWDSDVRGAVFGLTRGTSKEHFVRATLEALAYQTKDVLSAMEVDSGINLKSLRVDGGVVKNNFLMEFQSDLLNVPVVRPVISETTALGAAYLAGLAVGYWEDQEEISKLWAVDKKFEPGMEEQERKDLYNGWKKAVQAATVFK, encoded by the coding sequence ATGGAGACTTACATATTATCATTGGACCAGGGAACGACAAGTTCGCGGGCCATTTTATTTAATAAAAGCGGGGAAGTCTTGCATATTGCGCAAAAGGAATTCACACAATATTTCCCGAATCCTGGATGGGTGGAGCATAACGCCAATGAAATTTGGGGTTCCATCCTATCGGTAATCGCTTCCTGTCTATCGGAAATGAATGTAAAACCGGAACAAATCGCTGGAATTGGCATAACGAATCAACGGGAGACGACCGTGGTATGGGATAAGGAAACAGGTCAGCCGATCCATCATGCCATCGTCTGGCAATCCCGGCAGACAAGTGAAATTTGCACTCAATTGAAGGATGAGGGTCTCGATGACTTATTTTTGCAGAAAACCGGTTTGTTGATTGATGCTTATTTTTCCGGTACGAAGGTGAAATGGATTCTCGATCATGTAGATGGGGCACGGGAAAAGGCAGAAAACGGAGACTTATTGTTTGGTACGATCGATACGTGGCTGATATGGAAACTTTCGGGTGGTAAGGCACATATAACCGATTATTCGAATGCTTCAAGGACGCTGATGTATAACATTCATGACCTGAAGTGGGATGAAGAGCTGCTTGAAATCCTGCAAGTGCCGCAATCGATGCTCCCGGATGTTCGCTCTTCATCAGAGATATACGGGAAAACAGCGCCACACCATTTCTTTGGACACGAAATCCCGATTGCCGGAGCAGCTGGAGATCAACAGGCAGCTTTGTTCGGCCAAGAATGCTTCGAAAAAGGAATGGCCAAGAATACGTATGGCACCGGATGCTTTATGCTGATGAATACAGGAGAAAAGGCAGTGAAATCAGAGCATGGCCTGTTGACCACGATTGCATGGGGGCTGAATGGAAAAGTCGAATATGCCTTGGAAGGCAGTATTTTTGTCGCAGGTTCGGCCATACAATGGTTAAGGGATGGGCTGAAACTCTTGCATGATCCGAAAGACAGTGAAAAATATGCTTTACGGGTCACTTCAGCGGATGGAGTTTATGTAGTTCCCGCATTTGTTGGATTAGGCACCCCTTATTGGGATAGTGATGTCAGGGGAGCTGTATTCGGACTGACAAGGGGGACATCGAAGGAGCATTTCGTCCGGGCAACATTGGAAGCGTTGGCCTACCAGACAAAAGATGTCCTTAGCGCCATGGAAGTCGATTCAGGGATCAACCTAAAGTCATTGAGGGTCGATGGCGGGGTTGTCAAAAACAACTTCTTGATGGAATTTCAAAGCGATCTCCTGAATGTCCCCGTCGTACGACCGGTTATTAGTGAAACGACAGCGTTAGGAGCGGCATATTTGGCTGGACTCGCTGTCGGGTATTGGGAAGATCAGGAAGAGATTTCAAAGCTATGGGCAGTCGATAAGAAATTTGAACCAGGGATGGAAGAACAGGAAAGAAAGGATTTATATAATGGCTGGAAAAAGGCAGTTCAGGCGGCAACGGTTTTTAAATAG
- a CDS encoding CBS domain-containing protein — MLVKDFMIREVYVARPDFTLKEILRILIENKVGGVPVVDEHDKLLGMVTDGDILRYLTPAEEAIMGYFTYITVLPGEELDEKVTSKMNDKVARIIKNKRITKLSPEDPLDELIKVLSKHHFKKIPVVDKNDKVVGIISRGDALRALYKEFVQNLE, encoded by the coding sequence ATGTTAGTCAAGGATTTCATGATAAGGGAAGTCTATGTAGCCCGTCCTGATTTTACATTAAAGGAAATTCTGCGAATCTTAATCGAAAATAAAGTGGGCGGGGTACCGGTCGTGGATGAACATGATAAGCTATTGGGAATGGTGACGGACGGGGATATCCTTCGTTATTTGACACCTGCTGAGGAAGCCATCATGGGTTATTTCACCTATATTACGGTTCTTCCCGGTGAAGAATTGGATGAAAAGGTTACATCCAAAATGAATGATAAAGTTGCACGAATCATTAAAAATAAAAGGATTACAAAGCTATCCCCCGAAGATCCGTTAGATGAATTGATAAAGGTCCTTTCCAAGCATCATTTCAAGAAGATCCCTGTCGTGGACAAAAATGATAAAGTCGTCGGCATCATCAGCAGGGGAGATGCACTAAGGGCCCTATATAAGGAATTCGTTCAAAATCTTGAATAA
- a CDS encoding IS3 family transposase (programmed frameshift) has translation MSKKIYTEFQIKELEKNPNIISASERSISYNPEFKTKAVKEYKKGKSPSQIFIEQGFNLEIIGKEQPKRCLQRWRDTFERFGEEGFLTERRGKGSTGRPSSKPQSVEDQLRKAEARIKFLEAENGLSKKAGRVRKAGVEKEIILTTAEKFYLIERTIRTYQLKKAVSYLCKLAGVSRSGYYDWLKAAPSRELREEQDVLDIDLIKNIFLTKKEKVGALQIKMVMENDYSAVMNHKKIRRLMAKYNLFAKIRRANPYRKLAKATQEHLTCPNLLNREFKQKEPGKVLLTDITYLYYGKGQKAYLSCVKDAATKEIVTYHLSTSLDMNIVYETLNKLRQAVNHEFHTSAILHSDQGFHYTHPLFQNKVKELGLTQSMSRKGNCWDNAPMESFFGHFKDLAEYKTCTNLTAVKEEVDRVIEEYNECRYQWGLKKMAPVQYRDHLLAA, from the exons ATGAGTAAGAAAATATATACTGAATTTCAGATTAAAGAACTTGAAAAGAATCCAAATATCATAAGTGCTTCAGAGCGTTCTATTTCATATAATCCTGAATTTAAAACAAAAGCTGTTAAGGAATATAAAAAGGGGAAATCCCCCTCTCAAATTTTCATAGAACAGGGATTTAATCTCGAAATAATTGGTAAGGAACAACCTAAGCGTTGTCTACAGCGCTGGCGTGATACCTTTGAAAGGTTTGGTGAGGAAGGCTTCCTTACGGAACGCCGTGGAAAAGGAAGTACAGGCCGCCCTTCTTCCAAGCCACAGTCTGTAGAGGATCAACTTAGGAAGGCCGAAGCGAGAATCAAATTCCTTGAAGCAGAAAATG GACTTTCTAAAAAAGCTGGAAGAGTTAGAAAGGCGGGCGTTGAAAAAGAAATAATTCTAACTACAGCTGAGAAGTTCTATCTGATTGAAAGAACGATCAGGACATACCAGTTAAAGAAGGCTGTTTCCTATCTATGCAAATTGGCTGGTGTAAGTCGAAGTGGTTACTACGATTGGTTAAAGGCAGCTCCAAGCCGTGAGTTACGCGAGGAACAGGATGTTTTGGACATAGACTTAATTAAAAATATATTCCTCACTAAAAAGGAAAAAGTAGGCGCTCTCCAAATTAAAATGGTTATGGAAAATGATTATTCGGCCGTCATGAATCATAAGAAAATCAGACGGTTGATGGCAAAATATAATCTCTTCGCAAAAATCAGAAGGGCCAATCCGTATCGAAAGTTGGCTAAGGCAACCCAGGAGCACCTTACTTGTCCAAATCTTCTTAATCGTGAATTCAAACAGAAGGAGCCAGGAAAAGTTCTGCTTACTGACATTACCTACCTTTATTATGGAAAGGGTCAAAAAGCGTATTTGTCATGCGTAAAAGATGCGGCTACAAAAGAAATAGTTACGTATCATTTATCCACGTCATTAGATATGAATATCGTTTATGAAACGTTAAACAAGCTAAGGCAGGCTGTGAATCACGAGTTCCATACGAGTGCAATCCTGCATTCTGACCAAGGATTCCATTACACCCATCCTCTATTTCAAAACAAAGTGAAGGAACTTGGGCTAACCCAATCCATGTCCCGTAAGGGAAACTGTTGGGATAATGCGCCGATGGAAAGTTTTTTTGGCCACTTTAAAGATTTAGCAGAATATAAAACATGTACTAATCTAACGGCTGTGAAGGAAGAAGTTGATCGAGTTATAGAAGAATACAATGAGTGTCGTTATCAATGGGGACTAAAGAAAATGGCCCCGGTACAATACCGGGACCACCTATTAGCCGCATAG
- a CDS encoding peptidoglycan D,D-transpeptidase FtsI family protein: MAKEKKKKTPIPFRLNFMFFLIFILFSSLIIRLGIVQIVYGDDYLREVDRTENDVANTPVPRGKMYDRNLNPVVDNEPRNAITYTKYPNTKTADMVKTAEVLATLIEKDTKKVTLPDKKDFWILKHPKEADALITKAEKKKVIEKKLEQKDLYKLQMGRVTEENIKEFTKDELEVIAIFREFNSGYALAPSIVKNKDVTTKEFARVSEHLDEMPGVDVTTDWERTYKYDETLRSVLGKVSSSEEGIPSENIDYYLARDYTRNDRVGKSYIEKQYEDVLRGQKTRIENVLSKGEVINTNTLTEGQSGKDLVLTIDMELQQQVEKIIENELRKTKAKGNTYLLDRAFVVLMDPNTGEVLTMAGRQYGRNSKTGLTEMNDFALGNITTSYTMGSSVKGATVYTGFQTGAIAPGSAFFDRKLLLAGANPKGSYSDLGYVTDVSALKKSSNVYMFMTAIKIAGGHYIPHRPLGINREAYSIMRNHYAQFGLGVRTGIDLPNESVGFKGVDMSTDGLLLDLSIGQYDTYTPMQLAQYVSTIANGGKRLEPHMVREIRNPSNEHNELGSVFKTMSPIVLNDLGGKDVWLQRVQEGFRQVAQEPGGTAYKYFGGKSYRAAAKTGTAEAFYDGPRRNQYSAPVPTINLTLVGYAPHNNPEVAFSVVVPWVYQGKPSDDINKRIGRDVMDAYFKLKEKRAKGESDADKALESTQ; encoded by the coding sequence ATGGCCAAAGAAAAAAAGAAAAAAACCCCAATTCCTTTCCGGCTGAACTTCATGTTCTTTTTAATATTCATTTTATTTTCAAGCTTAATAATCCGGCTTGGCATCGTCCAAATCGTGTATGGGGATGATTACCTCCGGGAAGTGGACCGAACGGAAAACGATGTGGCCAATACCCCCGTTCCCCGTGGCAAGATGTATGACCGCAACTTGAATCCGGTCGTTGATAATGAGCCGCGTAATGCCATCACTTATACGAAATACCCGAATACGAAAACGGCCGATATGGTGAAGACGGCAGAGGTCCTTGCTACCTTGATAGAAAAGGATACCAAAAAGGTGACCTTGCCGGATAAAAAGGATTTTTGGATTTTAAAACATCCGAAAGAAGCCGATGCTTTGATCACCAAGGCCGAGAAGAAGAAAGTCATCGAAAAGAAATTGGAGCAAAAAGATTTATACAAACTTCAAATGGGACGGGTGACCGAAGAGAATATCAAGGAATTCACCAAGGATGAATTGGAAGTGATCGCCATCTTCCGGGAATTCAATAGCGGCTATGCCCTCGCACCGTCAATCGTGAAGAATAAAGATGTCACCACTAAGGAATTCGCCAGGGTCAGCGAACATTTGGATGAAATGCCAGGCGTGGATGTAACGACGGATTGGGAAAGGACCTATAAGTATGACGAGACCCTCCGCTCTGTTCTTGGCAAGGTCTCTTCTTCCGAAGAAGGCATTCCCAGTGAAAATATCGACTATTATCTGGCACGCGACTATACCAGGAATGACCGGGTCGGAAAAAGTTATATCGAAAAGCAATATGAAGATGTCCTGCGCGGTCAAAAGACGCGGATTGAAAATGTGCTGAGCAAAGGGGAAGTCATCAATACGAATACCCTCACTGAAGGGCAGAGCGGAAAAGACTTGGTCCTGACAATTGATATGGAGCTGCAGCAGCAGGTTGAAAAAATCATCGAGAACGAATTGCGCAAAACCAAGGCTAAGGGAAATACCTACTTATTGGATCGTGCCTTCGTCGTTTTAATGGACCCGAATACAGGCGAGGTACTCACGATGGCCGGCAGGCAATACGGCCGCAACAGTAAAACCGGATTGACCGAAATGAACGATTTTGCCCTTGGAAACATTACGACCTCCTATACGATGGGATCATCTGTTAAAGGAGCCACTGTCTACACAGGCTTTCAGACAGGAGCCATCGCACCAGGGTCAGCTTTTTTTGACAGGAAACTCCTTTTAGCAGGGGCTAATCCCAAAGGATCTTATAGTGATTTGGGCTATGTAACCGATGTCTCTGCGTTAAAGAAATCGTCGAATGTCTATATGTTCATGACGGCAATCAAAATTGCCGGCGGTCATTATATCCCTCACCGGCCGTTAGGAATCAACCGGGAAGCTTATTCCATCATGCGGAATCATTATGCCCAATTCGGTTTAGGTGTCCGTACAGGCATCGACCTGCCAAATGAATCCGTAGGGTTTAAAGGAGTCGATATGTCAACAGACGGATTGCTGCTGGATTTATCGATTGGCCAGTATGATACATATACACCCATGCAATTGGCACAGTATGTTTCGACGATTGCGAACGGCGGAAAAAGGCTTGAGCCCCATATGGTCAGGGAAATCAGGAATCCATCCAACGAACACAATGAATTGGGCAGCGTCTTTAAAACAATGAGTCCCATAGTGTTAAACGATTTAGGCGGGAAAGACGTTTGGTTGCAGCGTGTCCAGGAAGGATTCAGGCAGGTTGCCCAGGAGCCAGGCGGGACGGCCTATAAATATTTCGGCGGGAAGTCTTACCGTGCGGCAGCAAAAACGGGTACTGCCGAGGCCTTTTACGACGGACCGCGGAGGAATCAATATAGCGCGCCAGTCCCGACTATCAATTTGACGCTTGTAGGTTATGCACCTCACAATAATCCGGAAGTGGCATTTTCCGTTGTCGTGCCATGGGTGTATCAAGGTAAGCCCTCTGATGATATTAACAAACGGATCGGGCGGGACGTAATGGACGCCTACTTTAAATTGAAGGAAAAAAGAGCAAAAGGTGAATCTGATGCAGATAAAGCATTAGAAAGCACTCAATGA